The following proteins come from a genomic window of Triticum aestivum cultivar Chinese Spring chromosome 6A, IWGSC CS RefSeq v2.1, whole genome shotgun sequence:
- the LOC123128074 gene encoding TOM1-like protein 1 — protein MSDNLMEKVNALGERLKITGSEVGKQMQAGMSSMSFKMKELFQAQTPADKIVEDATAETLEGPDWAANLEICDLINTEKVNSVDLIRGIKKRIMLKEARVQFLALFLLETIVKNCEKAFSEVAAERILDEMVRLIDDPQTVVNNRNKALTLIEAWGESGDELRYLPVYEQTYKSLKSRGIRFPGRDNESLAPIFTPPRSVAEAEVAANFSQQIFEDVHVHTYTAEETKEAFDVARNSMELLSTVLSSSPQQDALQDDLTTTLVQQCYQSQHTIQRFIETAGDNEALLFEALSVNDEVLKVLSKYEEMKKPMASARTEQPVVIPIATEHEDSVTVGHEDALVRKPAAARAMSGGDDDILDDLDEMIFGKKGGSSSQDVSKRQDPKKDDLINF, from the exons ATGAGCGACAATCTGATGGAGAAAGTGAACGCCCTCGGCGAGCGCCTCAAGATCACCGGGTCGGAGGTGGGCAAGCAGATGCAGGCCGGCATGAGCTCCATGAGCTTCAAGATGAAGGAGCTCTTCCAGGCGCAGACCCCGGCCGACAAGATCGTCGAGGACGCCACCGCCGAGACCCTCGAGGGGCCCGACTGGGCCGCCAACCTCGAAATCTGCGACCTGATCAACACCGAGAAGGTGAACAGCGTCGACCTCATCCGCGGGATCAAGAAGCGGATCATGCTCAAGGAGGCCAGGGTTCAGTTCCTCGCCCTCTTCCTCCTCGAGACCATCGTCAAGAACTGCGAGAAGGCCTTCTCCGAGGTTGCGGCCGAGAGGATTCTCGATGAGATGGTCAGGCTGATTGATGACCCCCAGACGGTGGTCAATAACAGGAACAAGGCCCTCACGCTCATTGAAGCATGGGGAGAATCTGGTGATGAGCTCCGCTACTTGCCGGTCTATGAGCAAACCTACAAG AGCCTGAAATCAAGAGGAATTCGGTTTCCTGGACGTGACAATGAGAGCCTGGCCCCCATATTTACTCCACCACGCTCTGTTGCTGAAGCTGAAGTTGCTGCAAATTTCTCCCAGCAGATATTCGAAGATGTACATGTGCATACATATACTGCTGAAGAAACAAAGGAAGCTTTCGATGTGGCCCGTAACAGCATGGAACTTCTTTCAACTGTTCTTTCATCCTCCCCTCAGCAGGATGCTTTGCAG GATGACTTAACAACCACTCTTGTGCAACAATGCTACCAATCTCAACATACTATCCAGAGATTCATCGAGACGGCTGGGGACAATGAGGCCTTGCTCTTCGAGGCCTTGAGTGTGAATGATGAAGTCCTGAAAGTGCTATCCAAATACGAAGAGATGAAGAAGCCCATGGCTTCGGCGCGTACAGAACAGCCAGTGGTCATACCAATTGCCACGGAGCATGAAGATTCCGTGACTGTTGGCCATGAGGATGCCCTGGTCAGAAAACCAGCTGCTGCTAGAGCAATGTCAGGCGGCGATGATGATATCCTCGATGATCTCGATGAGATGATATTTGGCAAGAAGGGAGGAAGCAGTTCCCAGGACGTGTCCAAAAGGCAGGACCCAAAGAAGGATGACCTAATCAACTTCTAA